Proteins from a genomic interval of Streptococcus oralis:
- the xseA gene encoding exodeoxyribonuclease VII large subunit: MEKYLSVTTLTKYLKMKFDKDPYLERVYLTGQVSNFRKRPTHQYFSLKDDHAVIQATIWSGIYQKLGFDLEEGMKVNVIGRVQVYEPSGSYSIIIEKAEPDGIGALAIQFEQLKKKLTEEGLFQERFKQSLPQFAKRIGVVTSRSGAVIRDIITTVSRRFPGVDILLYPTKVQGDGAAEEIARNIARANQSEDLDVLIIGRGGGSIEDLWAFNEEIVVRAIFESRLPIISSVGHETDVTLADFVADRRAATPTAAAELATPVTKLDVLTHLQNQEKRMAIAVQNVLSKKKEALKKCSQSVIFRQPERLYDGYLQRLDQLQLRLKQSLGTRISDSKQLVQARTHQLVQLSPVTKIQRYQDRLAQLDKLLRSQMALVYDTKVAEVKRLSEALLMLDTSRIVARGYAIVKKEESVVDSVESLKKKDQVTLLMRDGQVELEVKDVKTKEI; this comes from the coding sequence ATGGAAAAGTATTTATCGGTAACAACTTTGACCAAGTATCTGAAAATGAAATTCGATAAAGACCCTTACTTGGAACGGGTCTATTTAACTGGTCAAGTTTCCAACTTTCGTAAACGACCTACTCACCAATATTTCTCCCTAAAAGATGACCATGCAGTTATTCAAGCGACCATCTGGTCTGGGATTTATCAGAAATTAGGTTTCGACCTCGAAGAGGGAATGAAGGTCAATGTGATTGGGCGTGTGCAGGTTTATGAACCCAGTGGGAGCTACTCTATCATCATTGAAAAAGCTGAGCCTGATGGGATTGGGGCGCTTGCGATTCAGTTTGAACAACTCAAGAAGAAACTGACAGAAGAAGGTCTGTTTCAAGAGAGATTCAAGCAATCTCTTCCCCAGTTTGCTAAGAGAATCGGTGTGGTAACCAGTCGCAGTGGAGCTGTTATTCGAGATATCATCACGACTGTCAGCAGACGCTTTCCAGGTGTTGATATCCTTCTCTATCCGACCAAGGTACAAGGTGATGGAGCGGCGGAGGAAATTGCTCGAAATATTGCGCGTGCCAATCAAAGTGAGGACCTAGATGTTCTCATCATTGGTCGTGGTGGGGGTTCCATCGAGGATCTCTGGGCCTTTAACGAAGAGATTGTGGTACGGGCTATTTTTGAATCTCGCTTGCCAATCATTTCTAGTGTGGGGCATGAGACGGATGTGACCTTGGCAGATTTTGTAGCGGATCGCAGAGCGGCGACCCCAACAGCTGCAGCTGAACTGGCAACGCCTGTGACTAAGTTGGATGTGTTAACCCATTTGCAAAATCAGGAAAAGCGGATGGCAATAGCAGTTCAGAATGTCCTGTCAAAAAAAAAAGAAGCTCTGAAAAAATGCAGCCAGTCTGTGATTTTTAGACAACCAGAGCGCTTGTATGATGGCTATTTGCAACGGTTAGATCAGCTGCAACTGCGATTAAAACAAAGTTTGGGAACACGGATTTCTGATAGCAAACAGCTAGTACAAGCAAGGACGCACCAATTGGTGCAATTATCACCTGTTACCAAAATCCAACGCTATCAGGACCGGCTTGCTCAGTTGGACAAGCTCCTCCGTAGCCAAATGGCGTTAGTTTATGATACCAAGGTTGCTGAGGTCAAGCGACTTTCGGAAGCTTTGCTGATGTTGGATACTAGCCGAATTGTCGCGCGTGGATATGCTATTGTCAAAAAAGAAGAGTCCGTAGTCGATTCGGTTGAGAGTTTGAAGAAAAAAGATCAAGTAACGCTTTTGATGCGAGATGGTCAAGTAGAATTAGAGGTTAAAGATGTCAAAACAAAAGAAATTTGA
- a CDS encoding class A sortase: MSHKKTKSKKNKRRNLFLNILAVFLILLSLALIFNSKIRDLFMVWNTNKYQVNQVTKENIDENLKTEGNFDFDSVKSISSEAVLAAQWDAQKLPVIGGIAIPEVEINLPIFKGLDNVNLFYGAGTMKPDQKMGEGNYSLASHHIFTAENASQMLFSPLVNAKAGMKIYLTDKDKVYTYEITEVKHVTPDRVDEIEDRDGVKEITLVTCVDYNATERIIVKGIFKESKAYSETSEDILKAFNQPYRQRY; encoded by the coding sequence ATGTCTCATAAAAAAACGAAAAGTAAGAAGAATAAGCGTAGGAATCTATTTCTCAATATTTTAGCGGTTTTCTTAATTCTTTTATCCTTAGCTTTGATTTTTAATTCAAAGATTCGAGATCTCTTTATGGTGTGGAACACCAATAAATACCAAGTCAATCAGGTTACTAAAGAAAATATAGATGAAAATCTCAAAACAGAAGGAAATTTTGATTTTGATTCGGTTAAATCTATCTCATCTGAAGCAGTTCTAGCCGCTCAGTGGGACGCTCAGAAGCTTCCTGTTATTGGAGGAATTGCTATTCCCGAAGTGGAGATTAACTTGCCAATTTTCAAAGGGTTGGATAATGTAAACTTGTTCTATGGAGCAGGAACCATGAAACCAGACCAAAAAATGGGAGAGGGCAACTATTCTCTAGCGAGTCACCATATCTTTACTGCTGAAAATGCCAGTCAAATGCTCTTCTCACCTTTAGTTAACGCTAAAGCGGGTATGAAAATTTACCTGACCGATAAGGATAAGGTTTATACTTATGAGATTACGGAAGTTAAACACGTTACTCCGGACCGAGTAGATGAAATCGAAGATCGTGATGGCGTAAAGGAGATTACTTTGGTTACCTGTGTTGATTATAATGCGACTGAGCGTATAATTGTTAAGGGGATTTTTAAAGAATCAAAAGCTTATTCAGAGACTTCTGAGGATATTTTGAAGGCCTTTAATCAACCGTATAGACAACGTTATTAA
- the truB gene encoding tRNA pseudouridine(55) synthase TruB: MNGIINLKKEAGMTSHDAVFKLRKILGTKKIGHGGTLDPDVVGVLPIAVGKATRMVEFMQDEGKVYEGEITLGYSTTTEDASGEVVAETPVLSPLDEKLVDEAIASLTGPITQIPPMYSAVKVNGRKLYEYARAGQEVERPERQVTIYSFERTSPISYDAHLARFTFRVKCSKGTYIRTLSVDLGENLGYAAHMSHLTRTSAAGLQLEDALTLDEIAEKVEAGQLDFLHPLEIGTGDLVKVFLSPEEATEVRFGRFIELDQTDQELAAFEGDKLLAILEKRDNFYKPRKVFG; encoded by the coding sequence ATGAACGGTATTATCAACTTAAAAAAAGAAGCGGGGATGACTTCGCATGATGCGGTTTTTAAGCTGCGTAAGATTTTGGGAACCAAGAAAATTGGTCATGGTGGGACCTTGGATCCAGATGTGGTGGGTGTTTTGCCCATTGCGGTTGGCAAGGCGACCCGCATGGTCGAATTTATGCAGGATGAGGGCAAGGTCTACGAGGGAGAGATTACTCTGGGCTATTCAACGACGACCGAGGATGCTAGTGGAGAAGTGGTCGCAGAAACCCCTGTTTTGTCACCCTTGGATGAAAAGCTTGTCGATGAAGCGATTGCCAGTCTGACTGGGCCTATTACTCAGATTCCGCCTATGTACTCGGCTGTCAAGGTCAATGGTCGCAAGCTCTATGAGTATGCGCGTGCAGGTCAGGAAGTGGAGCGTCCAGAACGCCAGGTAACAATCTATAGTTTTGAAAGAACGAGTCCGATTTCTTATGATGCTCATCTTGCACGATTCACTTTTCGTGTAAAATGTAGCAAGGGGACTTATATCCGTACCTTATCAGTTGACTTGGGAGAGAACCTTGGTTATGCGGCTCATATGTCGCATCTGACTCGAACCAGTGCTGCAGGTTTACAACTGGAAGATGCTCTTACCTTGGACGAAATTGCTGAAAAAGTGGAGGCTGGTCAACTGGACTTTCTCCATCCTCTAGAGATTGGAACAGGGGACCTTGTCAAAGTTTTCCTAAGTCCAGAAGAGGCTACAGAAGTACGTTTTGGTCGTTTTATCGAGTTAGACCAAACAGACCAAGAATTGGCTGCCTTTGAAGGAGACAAATTGCTAGCTATTCTAGAAAAAAGGGACAATTTCTACAAACCAAGAAAGGTTTTTGGCTAG
- a CDS encoding formate/nitrite transporter family protein, with product MVSSEFISKIEFACKKKESLYSQSKFKYAIRSMFAGAFLTFSTAAGAVGADLINKIAPGSGRFLFPFVFAWGLAYIVFLNAELVTSNMMFLTAGSFLKKISWRKTAEILLYCTLFNLIGALIAGWGFAHSAAYANLTHDSFISGVVEMKLGRSNELVLLEGILANIFVNIAILSFVLVKDGGAKLWLVLSAIYMFVFLTNEHIAANFASFAIVKFSVAADSIANFDIPNILRHWGVTFVGNFIGGGLLMGLPYAFLNKNEDTYVD from the coding sequence ATGGTCTCTTCAGAATTTATCTCAAAGATTGAATTTGCTTGCAAGAAGAAAGAAAGTCTTTATAGCCAAAGTAAGTTTAAGTATGCGATTCGCTCCATGTTTGCAGGTGCCTTTTTAACATTTAGTACGGCTGCGGGTGCAGTTGGGGCTGACTTGATTAATAAGATCGCACCAGGCAGTGGTCGCTTCCTCTTCCCATTTGTTTTTGCTTGGGGATTGGCCTACATTGTTTTCTTGAATGCTGAGCTAGTAACTTCAAATATGATGTTTTTGACAGCTGGTAGTTTCTTGAAAAAAATCTCATGGAGAAAAACAGCTGAGATTTTACTATACTGTACCTTGTTCAACCTCATCGGAGCTTTGATAGCAGGTTGGGGCTTTGCCCACTCAGCAGCCTATGCAAATCTAACACATGATAGCTTCATTTCAGGGGTTGTAGAGATGAAGTTAGGTCGTTCCAATGAGTTAGTCCTACTTGAAGGTATTTTAGCCAATATCTTTGTAAACATTGCCATTCTTTCATTCGTTTTGGTGAAAGACGGTGGAGCCAAACTTTGGCTTGTCTTATCAGCGATTTACATGTTTGTATTCTTAACAAACGAACACATTGCTGCGAACTTTGCTTCTTTTGCGATTGTTAAGTTCAGTGTTGCAGCTGATTCAATTGCTAACTTTGACATACCTAATATTCTTCGTCACTGGGGTGTAACCTTTGTCGGGAACTTTATCGGAGGAGGTCTCTTGATGGGCTTGCCTTACGCCTTCCTCAACAAAAACGAAGATACTTATGTCGATTAA
- the gyrA gene encoding DNA gyrase subunit A: protein MQDRNLVNVNLTKEMKTSFIDYAMSVIVARALPDVRDGLKPVHRRILYGMNELGVTPDKPHKKSARITGDVMGKYHPHGDSSIYEAMVRMAQWWSYRYMLVDGHGNFGSMDGDGAAAQRYTEARMSKIALEMLRDINKNTVDFADNYDGNEREPLVLPARFPNLLVNGATGIAVGMATNIPPHNLGETIDAVKLVMDNPEVTTRDLMEVLPGPDFPTGALVMGKSGIHKAYETGKGSIVLRSRTEIETTKTGRERIVVTEFPYMVNKTKVHEHIVRLVQEKRLEGITAVRDESNREGVRFVIEVKRDASANVILNNLFKMTQMQTNFGFNMLAIQNGVPKILSLRQILDAYIKHQKEVVVRRTRFDKEKAEARAHILEGLLIALDHIDEVIRIIRASETDAEAQAELMSKFKLSERQSQAILDMRLRRLTGLERDKIQSEYDELIALIADLADILAKPERVAQIIKDELDEVKRKFGDKRRTELMVGEVLTLEDEDLIEETDVLITLSNKGYIKRLDQGEFTAQKRGGRGVQGTGVKDDDFVRELVSTSTHDHLLFFTNKGRVYRLKGYEIPEYGRTAKGLPVVNLLKLDEGESIQTIINVKSERSDDAYLFFTTRHGIVKRTSVKEFANIRQNGLKALNLKDEDELINVLLTEEDTDIIIGTKFGYAVRFNQSAVRGMSRIATGVRGVNLRDGDTVVGASVITDQDEVLIITEKGYGKRTLATEYPTKGRGGKGMKTANVAEKNGPLAGLLTIKGDEDLMIITDTGVMIRTNVANISQTGRSTMGVKVMRLDQDAKIVTFTTVDAVEKEEVGTENETEGKA, encoded by the coding sequence ATGCAGGATAGAAATTTAGTGAATGTCAATCTGACAAAGGAGATGAAGACCAGTTTTATCGATTACGCCATGAGTGTTATCGTTGCGCGGGCTCTTCCTGATGTTCGAGATGGCTTGAAGCCGGTTCACCGCCGTATTCTTTACGGAATGAATGAACTAGGTGTTACACCAGACAAACCTCATAAAAAATCAGCCCGTATTACAGGGGATGTTATGGGTAAATACCACCCACACGGAGATTCATCTATTTATGAAGCCATGGTTCGTATGGCTCAGTGGTGGAGCTACCGTTACATGCTTGTCGATGGACATGGAAACTTTGGTTCTATGGATGGTGACGGTGCGGCTGCCCAGCGTTATACCGAGGCTCGTATGAGCAAGATTGCTCTGGAAATGCTTCGTGATATCAATAAAAACACAGTTGATTTTGCTGACAACTATGATGGCAATGAGCGGGAGCCTTTAGTCTTGCCTGCACGTTTTCCAAACCTTTTGGTAAATGGGGCAACTGGTATCGCTGTTGGGATGGCAACTAATATCCCACCTCACAACTTGGGTGAAACCATTGATGCGGTGAAGTTGGTCATGGACAATCCTGAAGTAACTACTAGGGATTTGATGGAAGTTTTACCCGGTCCAGATTTTCCAACTGGAGCCCTTGTCATGGGGAAATCAGGAATTCATAAGGCATATGAGACTGGTAAAGGTTCCATTGTCCTTCGTTCTCGTACAGAGATTGAAACCACTAAGACGGGTCGTGAGCGCATCGTGGTAACAGAATTTCCTTATATGGTCAATAAAACCAAGGTGCATGAACATATTGTTCGCTTGGTTCAGGAAAAACGCCTTGAGGGCATTACAGCCGTACGTGATGAGTCCAACCGTGAAGGCGTTCGCTTTGTAATCGAGGTTAAACGCGACGCGTCTGCCAACGTTATCCTTAACAACCTCTTCAAGATGACCCAGATGCAAACCAACTTTGGTTTCAACATGTTGGCGATTCAAAATGGCGTGCCAAAAATCTTGTCCCTTCGTCAAATTTTGGACGCTTATATCAAGCACCAAAAGGAAGTAGTTGTTCGTCGTACCCGTTTTGACAAGGAAAAAGCGGAAGCGCGTGCGCACATTTTAGAAGGGCTTTTAATTGCACTTGACCATATCGACGAAGTAATCCGTATCATTCGTGCCAGCGAAACCGATGCGGAAGCGCAAGCTGAGTTGATGAGCAAGTTTAAGCTTTCAGAGCGTCAAAGCCAAGCTATCCTTGATATGCGTCTTCGTCGTTTGACAGGATTGGAACGCGATAAGATTCAGTCTGAATATGATGAATTGATTGCCTTGATTGCAGACTTGGCCGATATTCTTGCTAAACCAGAACGTGTGGCACAAATCATAAAAGATGAATTGGACGAAGTAAAACGTAAATTTGGTGACAAGCGTCGTACCGAGTTAATGGTCGGAGAAGTCTTAACTCTTGAAGATGAAGATTTGATTGAAGAGACGGATGTCTTGATTACTCTCTCTAACAAGGGCTACATCAAACGTTTGGACCAAGGTGAATTCACTGCTCAAAAACGTGGTGGTCGCGGAGTCCAAGGTACGGGAGTTAAGGATGATGACTTTGTGCGTGAGTTGGTTTCAACCAGCACCCATGATCATTTGCTCTTCTTTACCAATAAAGGTCGTGTATACCGACTAAAAGGTTATGAAATTCCTGAATACGGTCGCACAGCCAAGGGATTGCCGGTTGTCAATCTTTTGAAGCTGGATGAAGGGGAGAGCATACAAACCATCATTAATGTTAAATCTGAACGTAGTGATGACGCCTATCTCTTCTTCACAACCCGTCACGGTATCGTGAAACGAACCAGTGTTAAAGAATTTGCTAATATCCGTCAAAATGGACTTAAAGCCTTGAATCTCAAGGATGAAGATGAACTGATTAATGTCTTGCTGACAGAAGAAGATACAGATATCATCATTGGTACTAAGTTTGGTTATGCCGTTCGCTTTAATCAATCAGCCGTTCGTGGTATGAGCCGTATCGCGACAGGTGTCCGAGGTGTTAACCTCCGTGATGGAGACACTGTAGTTGGTGCTAGTGTCATCACTGACCAGGACGAGGTCCTTATCATCACTGAAAAAGGATATGGGAAACGTACTCTTGCAACTGAATATCCAACAAAAGGTCGTGGTGGTAAAGGGATGAAGACAGCCAATGTTGCTGAGAAGAATGGCCCTCTTGCAGGTCTCCTCACTATTAAAGGAGATGAAGACCTGATGATTATCACGGATACAGGTGTCATGATTCGAACAAACGTTGCCAATATTTCACAAACAGGACGCTCAACTATGGGAGTTAAGGTGATGCGTCTAGACCAGGATGCCAAGATTGTGACCTTTACAACGGTTGATGCGGTAGAAAAAGAAGAAGTTGGGACTGAAAACGAAACAGAAGGTAAAGCATAA
- a CDS encoding DUF2130 domain-containing protein has translation MNEIKCPNCGEVFTVNESQYAELLSQVRTAEFDKELHDRMKQELALAEQKAMNEQQSKLAQKDQEIAQLQSQIQNFDTEKELAKKEVEQTSHEALLAKDKEVQTLENQLATLRLEHENQLQKTLSDLEKERDQVKNQLLLQEKENELSLASLKQNYEAQLKAASEQVEFYKNFKAQQSTKAIGESLEQYAESEFNKVRSFAFPNAYFEKDNKVSARGSKGDFIFRDFDENGLEFISIMFEMKNEADGTEKKHKNADFYKELDKDRHEKNCEYAVLVTMLEADNDYFNTGIVDVSHEYEKMYVVRPQFFIQLIGLLRNAALNSLKYKQELALVREQNIDITHFEEDLDAFKQAFAKNYNSASTNFGKAIDEIDKAIKRMEEVKKFLTTSENQLRLANNKLEDVSVKKLTRKNPTMKAKFEALKGE, from the coding sequence ATGAACGAAATCAAATGTCCCAACTGTGGGGAAGTCTTTACAGTAAATGAGAGCCAGTATGCCGAACTTTTATCCCAAGTGAGAACAGCTGAGTTTGATAAGGAATTACACGATCGCATGAAGCAGGAGCTGGCCTTAGCTGAGCAAAAGGCCATGAATGAGCAACAGTCTAAACTAGCTCAAAAAGACCAAGAAATTGCGCAATTACAGAGTCAAATCCAAAACTTTGATACAGAGAAAGAGTTAGCTAAGAAAGAAGTTGAACAGACAAGTCATGAGGCTTTATTGGCTAAGGATAAGGAAGTACAGACCTTGGAAAACCAATTGGCTACCTTGCGTTTAGAGCATGAAAATCAGCTACAGAAAACTCTTTCTGACTTAGAAAAAGAGCGCGATCAGGTCAAAAACCAGCTCCTATTGCAAGAAAAGGAAAATGAGTTATCTCTAGCTTCCCTCAAGCAAAATTACGAAGCCCAGCTCAAGGCTGCTAGTGAACAAGTAGAATTTTACAAGAATTTCAAAGCCCAACAATCCACAAAAGCTATCGGGGAAAGTTTGGAACAGTATGCAGAGAGTGAGTTTAACAAGGTTCGTAGTTTTGCCTTTCCAAATGCTTACTTTGAGAAGGATAACAAGGTTTCTGCGCGTGGGTCTAAAGGCGACTTTATCTTCCGTGACTTTGATGAAAATGGGCTAGAATTTATTTCCATCATGTTTGAGATGAAAAATGAAGCCGACGGAACAGAGAAAAAGCATAAGAATGCAGATTTTTACAAGGAATTGGACAAGGACCGTCATGAAAAGAACTGTGAGTATGCCGTTTTGGTGACCATGTTAGAAGCAGATAACGACTACTTTAACACAGGGATTGTCGATGTCAGCCACGAGTATGAAAAGATGTATGTGGTTCGTCCTCAATTCTTTATCCAGTTGATTGGGCTCTTACGAAATGCGGCTCTTAATTCTCTAAAATACAAGCAGGAGTTAGCACTTGTCCGTGAGCAAAATATCGACATTACCCATTTTGAGGAAGACTTGGATGCCTTTAAACAGGCCTTTGCTAAGAACTACAACTCAGCTTCGACTAACTTTGGTAAAGCTATAGATGAAATCGATAAGGCTATCAAACGGATGGAAGAGGTCAAGAAGTTCCTTACTACATCGGAAAACCAACTTCGCCTCGCTAATAACAAATTGGAAGATGTTTCGGTTAAAAAATTGACCCGAAAAAACCCAACTATGAAAGCTAAGTTTGAAGCGCTGAAGGGGGAGTGA
- the udk gene encoding uridine kinase, giving the protein MQNRPIIIGVTGGSGGGKTSVSRAILSHFPDEKISMIEHDSYYKDQSHLTFEERVKTNYDHPFAFDTDLMIEQIKELLAGRPVDIPTYDYTEHTRSSKTYRQEPQDVFIVEGILVLEDKRLRDLMDIKIFVDTDDDVRIIRRIKRDMEERGRSLDSVIEQYLGVVKPMYHQFIEPTKRYADIVIPEGVSNTVAIDLLTTKIAKILEEARNSK; this is encoded by the coding sequence ATGCAAAATAGACCAATCATTATCGGAGTGACAGGTGGTTCTGGTGGAGGAAAAACCAGTGTTTCAAGAGCCATTTTATCGCACTTTCCTGATGAAAAGATTTCCATGATTGAGCATGATTCATACTACAAGGATCAGTCTCACTTGACCTTTGAAGAGCGTGTCAAAACTAACTACGACCATCCATTTGCCTTTGATACAGATTTGATGATCGAGCAGATTAAGGAATTGTTGGCAGGACGTCCGGTGGACATCCCGACTTATGACTATACAGAGCATACGCGGAGTAGCAAGACCTATCGTCAGGAGCCTCAGGATGTCTTTATCGTTGAGGGGATTCTGGTCTTGGAGGACAAGCGCCTGCGCGATTTGATGGATATCAAGATTTTTGTGGATACAGATGATGATGTGCGCATTATTCGTCGTATCAAGCGTGATATGGAGGAGCGTGGCCGTAGTCTAGACAGCGTTATTGAGCAGTATTTGGGCGTGGTCAAACCCATGTACCACCAGTTTATCGAGCCGACCAAGCGGTATGCGGATATCGTCATTCCTGAAGGGGTCAGTAATACAGTGGCAATCGACCTTTTGACGACCAAGATTGCAAAGATTTTGGAAGAAGCTCGAAACAGCAAATAA
- a CDS encoding glutamyl-tRNA amidotransferase produces the protein MKKSLKFSEIYIAYLPLVVFFLNLLYGLLNIEGVGDTDSRYSLLFAIFGFIPTIFGYGISFLANLLVGISYVRKAKNESKRIIAFLLVGNIFLAIFLIFLLRFKMIVSFDFIKDIDLWSFIFSLFLFPYLDWIYQKEDYNPKISRKLLILFLIGIFSPLIGSTIQTHFRNNAKVQQLKEFYSSRGMNYDVALKSVEIDSNVSDISIFEVSDNGITIQVGAKYIRQKLTQVSFINENYGFKEFLKLSVSSQEAQTVLNDFTSAVESAIQKKGYDLVVIDDKEQPLASPGFKISNSYRITPLIKEKALQNQDSFSKEKQAFRGYATLSVKDFMKEGALCLHLTLSKSNLLELGDIDFSSLPDGYYNINADSFSVVNGKYKRLENDDNFEFILPIESGKLFYSEDLYDIKKIDLNNEE, from the coding sequence ATGAAAAAATCTTTGAAATTCTCGGAAATTTATATTGCTTATTTACCATTAGTTGTATTTTTTCTTAATCTCCTATATGGTCTTTTAAATATTGAAGGCGTAGGTGATACTGACTCAAGATATAGTTTATTATTTGCTATTTTTGGATTTATTCCAACTATATTCGGTTATGGAATTAGTTTTTTGGCTAATCTTCTGGTGGGTATATCTTATGTGCGAAAAGCAAAAAATGAATCGAAACGCATCATTGCATTCCTATTGGTTGGAAATATTTTTTTAGCAATTTTTCTGATATTTTTGCTAAGATTTAAAATGATCGTTTCCTTTGACTTTATAAAAGATATTGACCTTTGGAGTTTCATTTTTTCATTATTTCTATTTCCATATTTAGATTGGATTTATCAAAAGGAAGACTACAATCCAAAAATAAGTCGCAAGTTACTTATTCTATTTTTGATTGGGATTTTTTCTCCACTTATAGGAAGTACAATTCAAACCCACTTTAGAAATAATGCTAAAGTTCAACAGTTAAAAGAGTTTTATTCTTCTAGGGGAATGAATTATGATGTTGCTCTTAAAAGCGTAGAAATAGATAGTAACGTTTCAGATATTAGTATTTTTGAAGTATCGGATAATGGGATAACGATCCAAGTAGGTGCTAAGTACATTCGTCAAAAATTAACACAGGTCAGTTTCATTAATGAGAATTATGGTTTTAAAGAATTCTTGAAGCTTTCTGTATCAAGCCAAGAAGCGCAGACAGTTCTGAATGATTTTACATCTGCTGTAGAAAGTGCAATACAAAAGAAAGGATATGATTTAGTAGTTATTGATGATAAAGAACAGCCGTTAGCTAGCCCTGGTTTTAAAATATCAAATTCATATAGGATAACTCCTTTAATAAAAGAAAAGGCTCTTCAGAATCAAGATTCATTCAGTAAAGAAAAACAAGCTTTTAGAGGATATGCGACTCTTTCTGTTAAAGACTTTATGAAGGAGGGAGCTCTTTGCTTGCATTTAACACTTAGCAAAAGCAACCTATTGGAACTAGGAGATATTGATTTTTCAAGCCTTCCAGATGGGTATTACAACATAAATGCTGACTCCTTTTCGGTTGTTAATGGAAAGTATAAGCGGCTTGAAAATGATGATAATTTTGAATTTATTTTACCAATTGAGTCGGGTAAACTATTTTACTCTGAGGATTTATATGATATTAAAAAAATTGATTTAAACAATGAGGAATAG
- a CDS encoding O-acetylhomoserine aminocarboxypropyltransferase/cysteine synthase family protein: MTRDFKFETLQLHAGQVVDPATKSRAVPIYQTTSFVFDDTQEGADLFALRKPGNIYTRITNPTTAAFEERIAALEGGVGALATASGMAAVTYTILALAHAGDHVVAASTIYGGTFNLLKETLPRYGITTTFVDVDNLEEVEAAINDNTKLVLIETLGNPLINIPDLEKLAEIAHKHQIPLVSDNTFATPYLINVFSHGVDIAIHSATKFIGGHGTTIGGVIVDSGRFDWEASRKFPQFVEEDPSYHNLSYTRDVGAAAFIIAVRVQLLRDTGAALSPFNAFLLLQGLETLSLRVERHVQNAEKIVDFLVNHPKVEKVNYPKLADSPYHALAEKYLPKGVGSIFTFHVKGGETEARKVIDNLEIFSDLANVADAKSLVVHPATTTHGQLSEKDLEAAGVTPNQIRLSIGLENVEDLIEDLRLALEKI, from the coding sequence ATGACTCGTGATTTTAAATTTGAAACTCTACAATTACATGCTGGGCAAGTAGTTGATCCAGCAACTAAGTCTCGTGCAGTACCGATTTATCAAACAACATCCTTTGTTTTTGATGACACGCAGGAAGGTGCTGATTTATTTGCCTTGAGAAAACCAGGGAATATTTATACTCGTATTACCAACCCTACAACAGCGGCATTTGAAGAAAGAATCGCTGCTCTTGAAGGTGGTGTTGGAGCACTAGCGACAGCATCAGGTATGGCTGCTGTAACCTACACTATTTTGGCGCTTGCTCACGCAGGTGATCATGTGGTGGCTGCATCAACTATTTACGGTGGGACCTTCAACCTCTTGAAAGAAACCCTTCCTCGTTATGGAATCACAACAACCTTTGTGGATGTGGATAATTTGGAAGAAGTAGAAGCAGCTATCAATGACAATACCAAGCTTGTCTTGATTGAAACCTTGGGGAATCCCTTGATTAACATTCCTGACTTGGAAAAATTGGCTGAAATTGCGCATAAACACCAGATTCCTCTCGTTTCAGACAACACTTTTGCTACACCATATTTGATTAACGTCTTCTCTCACGGTGTAGATATTGCCATTCACTCAGCAACTAAGTTTATCGGTGGGCATGGTACGACTATTGGTGGAGTGATTGTCGATAGTGGTCGTTTTGACTGGGAGGCTTCAAGGAAGTTCCCTCAATTTGTTGAGGAAGACCCAAGTTACCACAACTTGAGCTATACTCGTGATGTGGGTGCAGCAGCCTTTATTATCGCTGTTCGTGTTCAATTGCTTCGTGATACAGGTGCTGCCTTATCACCGTTTAATGCCTTTCTCCTGCTCCAAGGGCTTGAAACTCTCTCTCTTCGTGTTGAACGTCACGTGCAAAATGCAGAGAAAATTGTTGATTTCCTTGTAAATCATCCTAAGGTAGAAAAAGTCAACTATCCAAAACTAGCTGACAGTCCATATCATGCCTTGGCTGAGAAATATTTGCCAAAAGGTGTTGGTTCAATCTTTACCTTCCATGTTAAAGGTGGAGAGACAGAGGCTCGCAAGGTGATTGATAATTTGGAAATCTTCTCTGACCTTGCAAACGTAGCAGATGCCAAATCTCTTGTTGTCCATCCCGCGACAACCACTCACGGTCAGTTGTCAGAAAAAGATCTAGAAGCAGCAGGTGTCACACCAAACCAAATCCGCTTGTCTATCGGTCTTGAAAATGTAGAGGATTTGATTGAAGATTTGCGTTTGGCCTTGGAAAAAATTTAA